One Chryseobacterium indoltheticum DNA segment encodes these proteins:
- the radC gene encoding RadC family protein, whose translation MSIKFLAEDDRPREKFLLKGKNSLSDSELLAIIMGSGSRDETAVELARKILTSVDNNWHQLSLLTIKDLVKFKGVGEVKAISIATALEIGKRRANQEIPEKPLISCSKDAYNILKMHLSDLRTEEFWALFLNQSNKVIHIAQLTQGGINQSIVDIRILFKTALEHFSTGIIISHNHPSGNLKPSAEDISVTKTVKEAGNVMNIQLLDHLIITQNAYTSFSDEGLL comes from the coding sequence ATGTCTATAAAATTTTTGGCAGAAGACGACAGACCGAGAGAAAAGTTTTTACTGAAAGGTAAAAACTCACTTTCTGATTCTGAACTATTGGCAATTATTATGGGCAGCGGAAGCAGAGACGAAACGGCGGTAGAATTGGCAAGAAAAATTCTGACATCGGTCGATAATAATTGGCATCAGTTGAGTTTATTAACGATTAAAGATTTAGTGAAATTTAAGGGAGTTGGCGAAGTAAAGGCAATCTCAATCGCAACTGCGCTGGAAATAGGGAAGAGAAGAGCCAATCAAGAAATTCCCGAAAAACCATTGATTTCGTGCAGCAAAGATGCTTATAATATTTTAAAAATGCATTTATCGGATCTCAGAACCGAAGAATTTTGGGCTTTATTTCTCAACCAAAGTAATAAAGTGATTCATATCGCTCAACTGACTCAAGGTGGAATCAATCAATCCATTGTTGACATCAGAATACTTTTTAAAACAGCATTGGAACATTTTTCGACAGGAATCATTATTTCGCACAATCATCCGTCAGGAAATTTAAAACCCAGTGCAGAAGACATTAGTGTAACCAAAACAGTGAAAGAAGCAGGAAATGTGATGAACATTCAGCTTTTGGATCATTTAATTATTACCCAAAACGCATATACCAGTTTTTCAGACGAAGGATTATTATGA
- a CDS encoding phytanoyl-CoA dioxygenase family protein, protein MLKKIRNYKLPYMIYNFFNKKKLQHNIPLYKKYGLDKSYFSSISSKDFAHLPENERKFDEQKLFNTEFYKNLSEENKASAKGFDDNGFLVLRNYLRPETADQINNEIEKLLKEGTIKFRYGGKLMFVIHHSEIIKNIGNDKNLLEFLSVLIDGDAKLFQSINFINGSQQKTHSDSIHMTTYPLGGLLGVWIALEDVDETNGALHYIPGSHKLPYFLNSDYDNEGTAFKIGKKSYVAYEEFLENKVKELGLKKEVFRAKKGDLLVWHANILHGGEPHLDKTKTRKSLVYHYFDEKSVCYHEVTQRPALFEL, encoded by the coding sequence ATGCTAAAGAAAATTCGCAATTATAAGTTGCCTTACATGATTTATAATTTTTTCAACAAAAAAAAATTACAGCATAATATTCCGCTCTATAAAAAATACGGCCTTGATAAAAGTTATTTTTCAAGTATTTCAAGCAAAGATTTTGCTCATTTACCTGAAAATGAAAGAAAATTTGACGAGCAAAAACTATTCAACACCGAATTTTATAAAAATCTTTCCGAAGAAAATAAAGCCAGCGCCAAAGGTTTTGACGATAATGGTTTTTTAGTTCTAAGAAATTATCTAAGACCTGAAACTGCCGATCAGATCAACAATGAGATTGAAAAACTGCTGAAAGAAGGAACCATAAAATTCCGTTATGGTGGTAAATTAATGTTCGTTATTCATCATTCTGAAATCATAAAAAATATCGGAAATGACAAAAACTTGCTCGAATTTTTATCTGTTTTAATTGATGGTGATGCTAAATTGTTTCAAAGCATAAATTTCATCAACGGAAGTCAGCAAAAAACCCATTCAGACAGTATTCACATGACGACTTATCCTTTGGGAGGCCTTCTCGGAGTTTGGATTGCTTTGGAAGATGTGGATGAGACAAATGGCGCTTTACACTACATTCCGGGAAGTCATAAGCTTCCGTATTTCTTAAATTCTGATTATGATAATGAAGGAACAGCTTTCAAAATCGGCAAAAAAAGTTATGTAGCTTATGAAGAATTCCTTGAAAATAAAGTGAAAGAATTAGGCTTAAAAAAGGAAGTTTTTAGAGCCAAAAAAGGAGATCTTTTAGTGTGGCATGCCAATATTCTTCATGGCGGCGAGCCGCATTTAGACAAAACAAAAACAAGAAAGAGCTTAGTTTATCATTATTTTGACGAAAAAAGTGTCTGTTATCACGAGGTTACGCAAAGACCTGCATTATTCGAGCTTTAA
- a CDS encoding glycosyltransferase family 39 protein codes for MQKKTNLILKVLLSVYLCFMSYYLYTHQYYNVDIEAYMGLLYKAEYPEMKIEEIHKKVFAELGEKRPGMFESDLSHEETAKGENTYYKTISENPKVFEEELQLFSVKPFYNFVNLIFFKVGFSASASTFLISILSYVLILYFVFLFLSKILRNHQLAILLTFLLSLFKPLLESSRHASPDSLSCLLLLLSFYVFVIKRNFLIATIFAMLCILTRPEYFIFYSFFYILIFIKRKELQIKNHELSISFVYLFLSFAVVQYFNQISWSTLFMNQFTKVQLYPISNPDSFNFQDYLNFIKSKILFEFNSSYFLLLLIFIIIIVYKKFPSKKKNSIPYLFFGFIYLSIFLRFLIFPTMVNRMMIGYYLIIILGLIYIQSSKEDLFKKLS; via the coding sequence ATGCAAAAGAAAACTAATCTGATTTTGAAAGTTTTACTTTCAGTTTACTTATGTTTTATGTCGTATTATCTCTATACGCATCAATATTATAATGTTGATATTGAAGCTTATATGGGATTATTGTACAAAGCTGAATATCCTGAAATGAAGATTGAAGAAATTCACAAAAAAGTTTTTGCCGAATTAGGTGAAAAAAGGCCAGGAATGTTTGAATCTGATCTTTCACATGAAGAAACTGCAAAAGGTGAAAATACTTATTACAAAACAATCTCAGAAAATCCAAAAGTTTTTGAAGAAGAATTGCAGTTGTTTTCTGTAAAACCATTTTATAATTTTGTTAATTTAATATTTTTTAAAGTTGGTTTTTCCGCATCTGCTTCTACATTTTTGATTTCGATATTATCTTATGTTCTGATTCTTTATTTTGTCTTTTTATTTTTAAGTAAAATTCTAAGAAACCATCAGTTAGCTATTTTGTTAACTTTTTTATTGTCGCTTTTCAAGCCTCTTTTAGAATCAAGTCGACACGCTTCGCCAGATAGTTTATCTTGTTTACTTTTACTTTTAAGCTTTTATGTTTTTGTTATTAAAAGAAACTTTCTCATTGCGACAATTTTTGCAATGCTCTGCATCTTAACCAGACCTGAATATTTCATTTTTTATTCGTTCTTCTATATTTTAATTTTTATAAAAAGAAAAGAATTACAGATTAAAAACCACGAACTTTCTATTTCTTTTGTTTACTTATTTCTTTCATTTGCTGTAGTGCAGTATTTTAATCAGATTTCATGGTCTACATTATTTATGAATCAGTTTACGAAAGTTCAGCTATATCCGATTTCAAATCCTGATTCATTCAATTTTCAGGATTATTTAAATTTTATTAAATCTAAAATACTATTTGAATTTAACTCATCATATTTCTTGTTACTACTGATTTTTATTATAATAATTGTTTACAAAAAATTTCCTTCTAAGAAGAAAAACAGTATCCCTTATCTGTTTTTCGGGTTTATTTATCTTTCTATTTTTCTTAGATTTTTGATTTTTCCTACTATGGTCAATAGAATGATGATTGGTTATTATCTCATCATCATACTGGGATTAATTTACATTCAATCTTCAAAAGAAGATTTATTTAAAAAACTTTCCTAA